In Nicotiana tabacum cultivar K326 chromosome 11, ASM71507v2, whole genome shotgun sequence, a single window of DNA contains:
- the LOC142166012 gene encoding uncharacterized protein LOC142166012 yields MKTPYELWKGKRPNISYFYPFRSKCFIHNNGKDNLGKFDLRSDEGIFLGYSLNSRSFRVHNKRTLCVKESVHVIFNKKNPLSQKRIITGDEDQAQEIQETSKSQKSTDKSDATIESTNEISNSVLDHPKESTTHAVRPNEWRSEPEYPQKFIIGDPNKVMKTRGALKKKANMALISQVEPKKIDEALKDSSWIQAMQEELDQFGKNKVWKLIPKLENVSVIGTKWVFRNKLNEDGKVVRNKARLVAKGYSQQEGVDYDKTFAPVARLESI; encoded by the coding sequence ATGAAGACTCCctatgaactatggaaaggtaAACGTCCTAATATCAGTTACTTTTATCCATTCAGAAGTAAGTGTTTTATTCATAATAATGGTAAGGACAATCTTGGAAAATTCGATCTAAGaagtgatgaaggtatttttctggGCTACTCATTAAATAGTAGATCTTTTAGAGTCCATAATAAACGCACATTATGTGTGAAAGAATCTGTACATGTTATATTCAATAAAAAGAACCCCTTGTCCCAGAAAAGAATTATTACAGGTGATGAAGATCAAGCTCAAGAAATTCAGGAGACAAGCAAATCTCAAAAGTCGACTGATAAATCTGATGCTACGATAGAGTCAACTAATGAAATCAGCAATAGTGTATTAGATCATCCGAAGGAGTCAACTACTCATGCAGTTCgtccaaatgaatggagaagTGAACCTGAATATCCTCAAAAATTTATCATAGGAGATCCAAATAAAGTAATGAAAACCAGGGGAGCTCTCAAAAAGAAAGCAAATATGGCATTAATCTCTCAGGTTGAACCGAAGAAGATAGATGAAGCTTTAAAAGACTCAAGTTGGATACAAGCAATGCAGGAAGAGTTAGATCAATTTGGCAAAAATAAAGTATGGAAACTGATACCCAAACTTGAAAATGTTTCTGTAATTGGAACAAAGTGGGTTTTCAGAAATAAGTTGAATGAGGATGGAAAGGTTGTAAGGAACAAAGCCAGATTAGTTGCTAAAGGATATTCACAAcaggaaggagtcgactatgacaaAACTTTTGCTCCAGTAGCTCGATTAGAGTCTATATGA